A window from Caulobacter sp. X encodes these proteins:
- a CDS encoding DHA2 family efflux MFS transporter permease subunit, with amino-acid sequence MASEQAEGGPPPMTGLTLAITSIALALGTFMQVLDSTIANVSIPTIAGNLGVSSSQGTWVITAFAVANGVSVPLTGWLMGRYGVVKTFVASVILFTIASFLCGVSWNLSSLIFFRILQGAVSGPMIPGSQALLIMIFPPAKRGTALAIWSMTTLVAPICGPILGGYISDNISWPWIFLINVPVGILCAVICWRNMASRETPTRKLPIDRTGFMLLLIWVGALQVMLDTGKEADWFSSPAIVVEMWVAIIFFVAWVIWELNEKHPIVDLTLFRSSNFAIGTLAFCLGYAVFFGNNLLLPLWLQTRMGYIATWAGLVAAPSGVVAVFLTPFTARLMTKIDARWLATVSLAAFGLSFYMRSGYTPDASFRVLVMPMLVQGVAMSTFFISMVTISLNGIPPQQTPQASGLSNFSRITAGSFAASLATTIWDRGEAVHQTRLAETMSSGSPAWIDAVNKLQAAGMTHLQAVGAITQQVINQAYLLAALDFFRVSAWLCVILIPLIWLTRKALGGGGPAAAD; translated from the coding sequence ATGGCGTCCGAACAAGCAGAGGGCGGCCCGCCGCCCATGACGGGCCTGACCCTGGCGATCACCTCGATCGCCCTGGCGCTGGGCACCTTCATGCAGGTGCTGGATAGCACCATCGCCAACGTCTCGATCCCGACCATCGCCGGCAATCTGGGCGTCAGCTCCAGCCAGGGGACGTGGGTGATCACCGCCTTCGCCGTCGCCAATGGCGTGTCGGTGCCGCTGACGGGCTGGCTGATGGGCCGCTACGGGGTGGTGAAGACCTTCGTGGCCTCGGTGATCCTGTTCACGATCGCCTCGTTCCTGTGCGGCGTGTCCTGGAATCTCTCGTCCCTGATCTTCTTCCGGATCCTGCAAGGCGCGGTGTCTGGGCCGATGATCCCCGGCTCCCAGGCGCTGCTGATCATGATCTTCCCGCCCGCCAAGCGCGGGACGGCCCTGGCGATCTGGTCGATGACCACCCTGGTCGCGCCGATCTGCGGCCCGATCCTGGGCGGCTATATCTCCGACAACATCTCCTGGCCGTGGATTTTCCTGATCAACGTGCCCGTCGGGATCCTGTGCGCCGTCATCTGCTGGCGGAACATGGCCAGTCGCGAGACCCCGACCCGCAAGCTGCCGATCGACCGCACGGGCTTCATGCTGCTGCTGATCTGGGTCGGCGCCCTGCAGGTCATGCTGGACACCGGCAAGGAGGCCGACTGGTTCTCCTCGCCCGCCATCGTCGTCGAGATGTGGGTGGCGATCATCTTCTTCGTCGCCTGGGTGATCTGGGAGCTGAACGAGAAGCACCCGATCGTCGACCTGACCCTGTTCCGGTCCAGCAACTTCGCGATCGGCACCCTCGCCTTCTGCCTGGGCTATGCGGTGTTCTTCGGCAACAACCTGCTGCTGCCGCTGTGGCTGCAGACGCGCATGGGCTACATCGCCACCTGGGCCGGCCTGGTGGCGGCGCCCAGCGGCGTGGTGGCCGTCTTCCTCACGCCGTTCACGGCCCGCCTGATGACCAAGATCGACGCGCGCTGGTTGGCGACCGTCTCGCTCGCGGCCTTCGGTCTGTCATTCTACATGCGCTCGGGCTACACGCCCGACGCCAGCTTCCGGGTGCTGGTCATGCCGATGCTGGTGCAGGGCGTGGCGATGAGCACCTTCTTCATCTCGATGGTGACCATCTCGCTGAACGGCATCCCGCCCCAGCAGACGCCGCAGGCCTCGGGGCTGTCGAACTTCTCGCGGATCACCGCCGGCAGCTTCGCCGCTTCGCTGGCCACGACGATCTGGGACCGCGGCGAGGCCGTGCACCAGACGCGCCTGGCCGAGACCATGAGCTCGGGCAGCCCGGCCTGGATCGACGCGGTGAACAAGCTGCAGGCGGCGGGCATGACCCACCTCCAGGCGGTCGGCGCGATCACCCAGCAGGTGATCAACCAGGCCTATCTCCTGGCGGCCCTGGACTTCTTCCGGGTCTCGGCCTGGCTTTGCGTGATCCTGATCCCGCTGATCTGGCTGACCCGGAAGGCCCTGGGCGGCGGAGGGCCGGCGGCGGCCGACTAG
- a CDS encoding HlyD family efflux transporter periplasmic adaptor subunit has product MSDSAPQTAPQAAANGNRRRQLTLLAGVVAVGVVGYGAWWLAFDSHFVETDDAYVGAETAQVTALSPGPVAKIFVSETQAVKKGDPLVVIDDADARIAVAQAEAALGQAERKVKGYFANDTALGGQFEARQADVTRADAQITAAKADVERARIDFTRRKALVGEGAVSGDELTAAQNRLANAQAALNAAQAARAQALASRDAALGSREANTVLISGASVGENPEVKAARARLDAARLALARTVVRAPTDGVVARKSVQVGQQVAIGAPLMAVVPTHEAYVDANFKEVQLDKVVPGQPVVLTSDLYGGGVKFHGKVKGLAGGTGSAFSLIPAQNASGNWIKVVQRLPVRITLDPADLAKHPLRVGLSMKAKIDVAKQ; this is encoded by the coding sequence ATGTCCGATTCCGCTCCGCAAACCGCCCCTCAAGCCGCCGCGAATGGCAACCGCCGCCGCCAGCTGACCCTTCTCGCCGGCGTCGTCGCCGTCGGGGTGGTCGGCTACGGCGCCTGGTGGCTGGCCTTCGACAGCCACTTCGTCGAGACCGACGACGCCTATGTCGGGGCCGAGACCGCCCAGGTGACCGCCCTGTCGCCCGGTCCGGTCGCCAAGATCTTCGTCTCCGAGACCCAGGCCGTGAAGAAGGGCGATCCGCTGGTCGTCATCGACGACGCCGACGCCCGCATCGCCGTCGCCCAGGCCGAGGCCGCGCTGGGCCAGGCCGAGCGCAAGGTGAAGGGCTACTTCGCCAACGACACCGCCCTGGGCGGCCAGTTCGAAGCCCGCCAGGCCGACGTCACCCGCGCCGACGCCCAGATCACCGCCGCCAAGGCCGACGTCGAGCGAGCCCGTATCGACTTCACCCGCCGCAAGGCGCTGGTCGGCGAAGGCGCCGTCTCCGGCGACGAGCTGACGGCGGCCCAGAACCGCCTCGCCAACGCCCAGGCCGCGCTGAACGCCGCCCAGGCCGCCCGCGCCCAGGCCCTGGCCAGCCGCGACGCGGCGCTGGGCTCGCGCGAGGCCAATACGGTGCTGATCTCCGGCGCCTCGGTCGGTGAGAACCCCGAGGTGAAGGCCGCCCGCGCCCGCCTCGACGCCGCCCGCCTCGCCTTGGCCCGCACAGTGGTGCGCGCCCCGACCGACGGCGTCGTCGCGCGCAAGTCGGTGCAGGTCGGCCAGCAGGTCGCCATCGGCGCGCCCCTGATGGCGGTCGTGCCGACGCACGAGGCCTATGTCGACGCCAACTTCAAGGAAGTGCAACTGGACAAGGTCGTCCCCGGCCAGCCGGTCGTGCTGACCTCCGACCTCTACGGCGGCGGCGTGAAGTTCCACGGCAAGGTCAAGGGTCTGGCTGGCGGCACGGGTTCGGCCTTCTCGCTGATCCCCGCCCAGAACGCCTCGGGCAACTGGATCAAGGTCGTCCAGCGCTTGCCCGTGCGGATCACCCTGGACCCCGCGGACCTCGCCAAGCACCCGCTCCGCGTCGGCCTGTCGATGAAGGCCAAGATCGACGTCGCCAAGCAATAG